TTGGCGCATCGCCAGAATCGTCATTAAAATATCAAGCGAGTAATCGTCATGTTGAGATTTACCCAATAGCGGGGACTCGCCCTCGCGGTTTCGATCAACAGGGTAATATTTCACTCGACTTAGACAGTCGAATAGAATTAGAACTGAGGCAAGATAAAAAAGAATCTGCCGAACATATCATGTTGGTTGATTTAGCACGAAATGATGTTGCTAGAGTTTCACAACCCGGTACTCGTTATGTTGCCGACTTACTCAAAGTTGATCGATACTCTCACGTAATGCACTTAGTTTCACGAGTATGCGGTACCTTACAAACCGATTTAGATGCGTTACATGCCTATCAGGCTTGCATGAATATGGGCACGTTATCTGGTGCCCCTAAAGTAAAAGCAACCTCCCTTATTAGGGCAGTTGAAGGTAAACGACGTGGTAGTTATGGCGGTGCGGTTGGTTACTTAACTGGTACTGGTGAAATGGATACTTGTATTGTTATACGCTCCGCCTTTGTTAAAGATAATATTGCTCAAGTACAAGCGGGTGCTGGTGTGGTCTATGATTCAGACCCAATAAGTGAAGCAAATGAAACAAGGCAAAAAGCCCAAGCGGTTATTAGTGCCATTATCACGGCTAATACGTCGGCAAAGGAGCAAGCTCATGACTAAATTATTTATGCTCGATAATCTAGATTCTTTTACATATAACTTGGTCGATGAATTTCAATGTTTAGGGTTTGAGCCCAGTGTTTATCGAAATACACTCAGTGCTGATTTTATTTTCAGCAAAATGCTTGAACATACCCAAAAAACATCAGAGCCGGTATTACTTGTTTTATCCCCTGGCCCAGGCGAGCCAAATAAAGCGGGTTGCCTGATGGCTTTGATCAAAATGTGTGCTGGACGTATTCCGATGCTAGGTATTTGTTTAGGACATCAAGCATTAATTGAACACTATGGTGGTCTGGTAGACAGAGCTGAAGAAATTGTGCACGGTAAAGCATCAAGTATTACTCATAGTGGCTGTGGTGCATTTGAAAATATTCAAAACCCTTTACCCGTTGCTCGCTATCATTCATTGATAGGCAAAGATATACCAAAATCATTAGACGTGATAGCCCAGTATAACGGTATGTGTATGGCCATTAGTAAAGATGAAGACGCTGTTTTAGCCTTTCAATTTCATCCCGAATCAATATTAACGACATTTGGTGCAACCTTGTTGGCTCAGAGTATTCAGCATTTACTTACCTTAGCCCCATCACTTAATAATAAAGTTACTGGAGAATAAAATGACGAATCCACTAAATACTGACTCCAATAGTATAGGTTCCAAAGAGATGGCTTCAACCAGTGCTGCCTCAAATGAGTTAGTTTCATCAACTATCAACACTATTTTACCTACCTTAGTTGATGGCCTTGAT
The DNA window shown above is from Colwellia psychrerythraea 34H and carries:
- a CDS encoding aminodeoxychorismate/anthranilate synthase component II, with the translated sequence MTKLFMLDNLDSFTYNLVDEFQCLGFEPSVYRNTLSADFIFSKMLEHTQKTSEPVLLVLSPGPGEPNKAGCLMALIKMCAGRIPMLGICLGHQALIEHYGGLVDRAEEIVHGKASSITHSGCGAFENIQNPLPVARYHSLIGKDIPKSLDVIAQYNGMCMAISKDEDAVLAFQFHPESILTTFGATLLAQSIQHLLTLAPSLNNKVTGE